The nucleotide sequence GGCTTGTATCGATGAAACTCTTAACGACGGACGTTCTCCTTATGTTTTCAAAATCTCTGGCCAGATTTATCATTGGCTCGGTAGTTTGTGTCCTGAACAGGGGAGGCCCCCCAGGTTTCTGCAGCTTTACATTTATGATACGGATCACGAAGTTGAAAATTGAATGGGGCATTTTAGGGGCCGTGATTTAGGACGGCTTTCTGAAGTAGTTGTTACTCAGTTGGTGAAGTTACTTGATTCAAATAATGCACTAGTCAAGTTGTTTCGCACCGTGAGGGATAAGTGTACTGGCAGCGAGGTACCTACTTTCAAGGTTTGCTTTTATAGTTTGAGCGGGTCAAGCCAAATGCACTGCCTACTTCGGATGCAATAGGCGCTATTGTTTATGACACTAGCCCACAAACTATTTCTGATTACGACGTGATAATCGAGCCTCGGTCTCAGCTTCCAAGGTGAGTTAATAAGCTGCATCCGTTATATATGTCACTTCAATTCCCGCTGATGTTCTTTTTCGGTGAACCCGGTTTTCACCCGGATCTAAAGCTGTGCGCAGCCTCGGGTTCGCAGGGAGCCCGTGTTAGAAAAATGTCGATGAACATGTTTTACAGCTACCAGATTCATGATAGGCTTCAGAGTTACAATCTGATTTTGAGATTGGGTCGTCTATTTCAGTAGTATGTGGTGACGGCATATTGCAGCATCGAGCTCGACCGAATGGACTACATCAGAAACAAGCAGAACGATATACGGGCTGAGTACCTTTCAGGGTTGTATGACGCTATCGATAGAGGTGAAAAAACTGGTTCCGATGTCGGTAGCATGACGATTCTTCCCACTCCGTTCACTGGTGGCCCACGTTATATGTACAGTCATTATCTCCATGCTCTGGCAATTTTACGCGTTTTTGGAAACCCGACATTTTTTGTAACTTTCACGTGTAATGCAAAGTGGCCTGAAATTGCTCGGTACCTGAAGCCTTTTCCTCACTTATCGCCTTCAGACTGAGCCGATATAGTCGCTCGTGTGTTCCACATGAAGGTCAATGAGTTTATAAACTTTTAAAGGACGAGCGTCCTCTTGGCCATGTTTGCGGAGGTACTATTGCACACCCAGAATTgcaatttcctctttccttcatgaATATTACATGTTTTGTTGTTGCCAATTCACTGACACTATTCTCTTTGCGTCTTGCAGTTTTGTATACGATTGAATTTCAGAAAAGAGGGCTGCCACATTGTCACACTTTAGTTTGGGTTCACTCCTTGATTTCTGCAGCTATCAGGGACAATTTAGACGACTACATAAGTGCAGAACTGCCTGACCCCAGAATTGATTTTCCTGGTTATGCAGTCATATCTGTAACTATGATGCATGGCCTATGTGGCCTTGCCAATAAGCGGGCATCATGCAATCAAAAATTTTCATCTTCAAAAAAGTTCCCGAAGAAATACATTGACAAGACGTACTTTGATGACAACGGTCGTGCTCACTACCGGAGGCGTAATATCGGTATATATACATCGCGTGCCGGTGTCCACCTCGATAACATCTACGTTATTCCTTACAATAGGATACTATGTATGACTTTTCAGGCCCACATAAACGTTGAATGTTGTGGTACGACGAGTCTCATTAAATACTTGTTCAAGTATATTTCAAAAGGTACCGACCGTGTGGCTGTTCGCATAGCAAAACCCATAGGCAGTGACAGTCGCCAGTCACAGCAGCAGACGCAACCGGTTGATGAAATTTAAAACTTTATAGATGCTCGGTTCATTTGTCCTCACGAAGCCTGTTGGCAGATTTTTAACTTCCCGATTCATCATCGGGAACCTGCTGTCCAGATTCTGGCTGTTCATCTTGAAAATATGCAGTTGGTAAAGTTTCTGAGCAAGCAACCCATGCGTGCTATTGTTGAAAACAACGAAGGCAAAAAAACTACTCTCACTGAGTGGCTTAATTATAATGTATCTTCAGTTAACGGAAGTCACCTTACATATTTGGATTTCCCAACCGAATTTGTTTGGTACGAGTCAAAAAAAAGTTGGCAGCGCAGGGCAAACCTAAAAAACCATCAATTGGCAGGATATCGTATATACATCCCACCTATGGAGAAGCATTTTTTCTAAGGATGCTTTTGTGCCATCGAAAGTGGTGCAAGAGCTTTGCAGATATCAGAACAGTCAACCAGATCCTTCATAATACATACCGGTCTGCGTGTGAAGCAGCTGGGTTACTCGGTGATGATAGAGAGTGGTCAGTGGTACTAGAAGAGGCATCCGTATCTGCCACGTCGTCTCAGTTACGCTCTCTTTTCGCGCACATTTTGTCTTATTGCACTGTTACGAACCCACTTGCTCTATGGGAAAATCACTGGAAACTAATGGGTGATGATATACCGCTTCTTGCAGCTGCCAATTTAAATATGTCCCACTTGTATATAAACGCCGATGACCTACATAACTTTGTCCTGTATGAGGTAGAGATCCTTTTGAACCAGTGTTCGAAATCGATTTCCGATTTCGCATTAACGTCGCTGCCAGCTGACCTACTCGCAGATTTGGCCAATCGTCTTATCATGGAGGAGAGAAACTATGATCGTGCAGTTTTAAACGCCGAACGCCTAGAACTCGAACGTCAAATGAATTCGAAGCAAAAGCAAATTTACGATCTTATAACAAGCGCTTTGTTGAATGAATAAACTGAACATGTATATGTATACGGGCACGGCGGCACCGGGAAGACATTCTTATGGAAAGCCATAATCACAGCACTGAGATCTAGAGGTAAGATAGTTCTTGCTGTTGCATCATCTGGCATTGCATCTCTACTTCTACCTTCGGGAAGAACCGTACATTCTCGATTCAAACTACCGCTGGTCATAACTGATGAATCGATGTGCATCGTCAAGAAAAATACGCAGATGGTGACATTACTGCATAACACAGACCTTATTGTATGGGATGAGGCGCCAATGAATGATAAGCGCTGTTTCGAAGCTCTTGATAGGAGTCTTCGAGATATTTTAGGAAACACTGAAGAATATTTTGGTGGTAAGTCCGTGATACTTGGTGGTGACTTTAAACAAACGTTACCTATTCAGACAAAAGGAGGGAAATCAGCTATCCTTGGTGCTTGTATTACAATTTCACATTTGTGGCAGCAATTCAAGGTTTTCATACTTGCAGAAAACATGCGACTACTTAGGCCAGGGCTGACACCATCAATGAGGGTGAAGAACGCAGAATTTTTGAAGTGGTTGTTGAGGGTAGGAAATGGTGAAATTGGTGTGCCTGACACAGAAGACCCGTTGAATAGTCATTGGGTACAAATCCCTGATCAGTTCTGTATTCTTAATGACGAAAATGGATTGGCAAATCTGATTTCTTTTATATACCCTCGTGAATCGTTGCAAAATCCATCCGCAGTTGACCTGCAGCAAAAAGCAATTTTCTGTCCCAAGAACGACGCTGCCGATACGATAAACAGCTTAATCGTCGATATGGTAGATGGTACAGTTACAACTTACTGCAGCTACGACACTGTAACTCCACATGGAAATGACGTGGTGAGGCAGAGTTGCTCTACCCTGCAGAATATCTAAATACGCTGAACTACCCTGGGTTGCCACTGCATGAGCTGCATTTAAAAAAGGGTGCACCCGCCATTCTGCTTCACAACATTACTATAGCAGGTGGGCTTTGTAATGGCACCCGAATGATAATTACGCAGATGTTAGCTAAGTCAGTGGAAGCCGAAATTATTACGGGCACCCGCGTCGGTGAGAAGGTCTTTTTCCCAAGAATGAGCATTATCCACAAGGAACCAATGTTGCCGTTCATTCTGAAGAGACAACAATTCCCGTTAAAAATCTCATACGCGATAACTATAAACAATAGCCAGGGTCAATCACTCAACCAAATTGGAGTTTATCTACCAAAACCTCTATTCGATCACGGGCAGCTCTATGTTGCGCTGTCGAGAGCTACATCACCGGGCAGTTTGAAACTGCTAATTAAAAAACACGAAGACCACGGGCCTAACGTAACCAAAAATATTGTCTACACAGATTTTTTATTCGCAATTACCGAGTTCGAGGCACCACCACCTGCCCGTTCCACCTGCTAAAGAAGACCACAACCACTGATGAATTATgtatatagttaatatatatttatatttagtacTAATTATTTTTTTCCTTTTGATAGTATGGTACACATAACGGGACTTGGGCAACTAATACCGGGTGATAGAGATAGAACAATTCCAGCGAGAATCTATCGTAAATGGGTGACTTACAGCTATCACAACCAGACTCCAACTGGttacatgagatgacccgtcctaatccataaggactaatacaataacatatgattacatcgcgaggtacttgacctctatatgatacattttacaaacattgcattcgttttttaaaagacaaactttcatttacatcgaaagttgacggcatgcatactctttcataatatatccatctataattgacttaataataatcttgatgaactcgacgactcgaatgcaacgtcttttgaaatatgtcatgaatgactccaagtaatatctctaagatgagcaaatacacaacggaagatttctttcatacctgagaataaacatgttttaaagtatcaaccaaaaggttggtgagttcattattttaacataaataatcattttcatcattttaatagaccacaagaatttcatttccagttctcataaatatacgtcccatgcatagagacaaaaatcattaatatggattgaacacatggtaactgacattaacaatatgcatataagaatatcccctatcattccgggaaatccttcggacatgataaaaacaacatcgaagtactaaagcatccggtactttggatggggttcgtcgggcccatagatctatctttaggattcgcatcaattagtagattggtttactaattcttaggttaccaagaaaaaaggggcatattcggcttcgatcattcaaccatataatgtagttttgattacttgtgtctatttcgtaaaacatttataaaagcagcgcatgtattctcagtcccaaaaatatatattgtaaaagcatttaaaaagggagcaaatgaaactcacctaatgtatttttagtaaaaatacatatgacaatattgaacaatgcagggttggccttggatgcacgaacctatatcatttgtatattttattaatacacataatcgtagtcgaacatatatatatatatatatatatatatatatatatatatatatatatatatatatatatatatatatatatatattacaatttttgtattaataacatatatatcttttatttattttgttaaatgtattcattttaaatgaacatatagttaagttaaatatgcttttatatgattatcatttgtttgttggaattagtaattataattatactaagttaatagttGTAATGGAAAAAAATGATAatgttgataatacttaatattactaataaactgttaatattaataattccaatagtgataataataatgatagaattacAAATTATGATATTACTTATAATTATGacattactaatattagaaatattaatgatactatataataatgataaaagttataataaggttaataaaaataataatgataatgattttaatactatGTTGTActataataagaatgatatcaataattataataattctattaatttcTTTAAATCATAATCTAATAAAAATTTTAGCTTAATCAGTTCCacagtaatatttatattcaagatttctatagttataatcttaacaatatcattaaaacttttatattcataaataatcataattttcacgtttaatttctaaactagtgactaaggtttctataacatcattttgtaatcctaatcataacaatattagtaatacttatattgatagtaatcttaataaattaataataacgataatattaataataattagtgataatactaataatgataatgattgtaattattagtaataataacaataattaatattaataatgttgttcatgataataatattatctataatatataataataatactaataataataataataataacaaagataacaataacaataacaataataataatgataattagtaatattaataacataataataacaataataataataataataataataatgataatgataataataataataataaaaagtcacATCCTTTGTAGAAACAGCTTAAAAAAAATATAGCcgctgcccgggcttgaacccgtgacctctcgcacacccgacacCCCTTATAACCAACTGAGCTAAACCGTTTTTCTGTTATAACACTACTTCCATTTTTTATTTACCCCTAAATTTGTTTACTTGTCTTCTTCCCCACATAGCCATCGACCAGAGATCAAACACAATCAATACAGCTTTTGAATTGGTTTTAGGATTTAAATCAATACAGAAACGATTTAgagaataattaatttaataaaaaaatgaaaataaaataaagaaaaaaaagaagCTGTGACCGAAAAAAAAATGAGCTCCACCATTGAATTCGAATTTCAAAGCGATTTCTCACCATGATTTCTACATGAACCTGGTCTCAAAACATCTTTAGAAACTTTCTAAGTTATCAATTTTATCTAAAACATCAAAACGAATTCCAATTTTCCTCAAGAacaattcggttgactttttgaaatttagGTTTGACTCAAAAAATAGAACTTGATATTGAGAATTGGGTTTTGAAATCTTGCAGAGAGTTTAAGTAAAGAAATTCTAACGAAACTACATTATTAGatttttgaaattttttcaaaattgAAGCTTTAACAAAATCATCCAAGAACAGAGTATAGACAGTGTTCttcgtattttttttatttataaaattcaaCAAATAAAAGCTTGTTAATGATAATTGAAATTGATAGTTGAATGTGAGGTTGTCTGATATCATTTATCACTGAATTCAATCGTTAATATAAATAGGATTGATGGCCGACAGTTTTATAAATCAGAAACaggaagagaagaaaaaaataagAACATGTTAAAATTTGCTGATTTACTTTGTACCAATCAAGATTTTCGATGTTGATGTAAAACAGAATCTGATATCTTTTTATATATAATACGCATGATCATCTTATtagttattaatacaaataattgatatatatatcagtataatatatatatgttttatatatatctgtatgtacttaatattttcagtatttatatttcgtatatatatgtatctatatttatatatacaactaattaataaattgttataactataatacttttaatattataattaataaaaaaattaataataatataatagcaatgatattgataataatagttataaagtttatatcaataatattataaatgttagtaatattaattataacgatgcttatatatttttaatgataatactaatattagtaataatattactataatgtCTTatgtataaaattcgtatttataatttatataattaatttaatattaatagcaCTAGTGTTGATATTAACATTAAgggaaataacaattatatcaaatATTCTTAATATGTAAGTATTACATTTTATAGGATATgtataggaatcatatatatatatatatatatatatatatatatatatatatatatatatatatatatatatatatatatatatatatacgttttaaatatcaagtttttttacttagttaaatatattaattgtatatactgAAACAAATAACTCAAAGTACAATATTATACATTtagtattttgataacgttggaaaATTATGTTTTGatccatttatatacaatatagtaTATATTATTCAAAATACCAAGCTTTAGTTATTCAAAGTTATCTTTCATAAAAACTAAATTACTtattagttcattaatatatttaatataattatttacatttaatatatacaactattaattatttaataattatctatatagtaacttatatcgagtattaaattcttatatataagttacaatacatatattataataattatttataataatcatatatttatatgtaaaattcattttaaatacaacttaattactttatatcttattttacttatttaattttaatgtttaaattatattcagtttattatatatacttacatttatatatatacatatttatttacaaataattattcgtgaatcgtcgggattagtcaaaggtcaaatgtatacatgaatacagttcaaagttttgAAACTTAGTTTAACAgaatttgcttattgtgtcgaagtaaataaagattaagtttaaatttagtcggaaattcccgggtcatcacagtacctacctgttaaagaaatttcgtctcgaaatttgagtaagttggtcatggctaacaataaaaatgatttcatgacgaatatgagttcataactagagttttatcatcgctAAGTAACtgaatagaataattaaattactcggagcgtatgagagaagctatcgcaaaagatttgaatagagatttgccttagcttttgacgtagtcagggttgaattccggaattcaaaagattaaagaaaatcttggaaatctataagatccgatTCTTTGAGATTTAAGGAAATTTGGATCTCTTTAAGTAAATAAAATGATCTgttccgattactacgtctgatatttccattataaatttaccttttcctttTCATTagctttcaccacttctataccttctttctcaactcatatatccaaaagattataataatgcttaatccggttctaatccttgttctcatcctgactatcacaacaatcattctccttttccaacttccaccggagggatctattttcttctatttcgtacttggggttatagtgtttttaattctcccgtgtctttatgttgtgataaacattgacatacacggtttgtaatttacgtgttgttatcgggctttatatcctcctttatatttcggagctccatgctttcgttttctcttcccgactttaaatcaagcgaataatgatccagaattcatagatatgaattttgaaatgaacatagttaatgttctaagaaagaaatggtaatagcacgatcttgattcgtcaaattaccagaatatccgggaaagatagaactatcaagaaaatatgttcttgatatgtttatatatcagaaaaaatgtaaaagtcgtgtaacatggcacatgatgacgttataatctgtgaatcatcatgtcccatttagaaactcagcatgacttactgtaatataatcacgttgatcaagtgtcattatattatactaactcatgcatcagttcccaacattacttcaataacattcatattttaagctcgaaagtttacaaaatatagaaactaacagtttctatatgatgtaacactgatagcacgaagagataaatgatttcagataagaatagttatgaaaatattctcaggaatatcgaagatatttatgatgatattttcagaatttctaagatcgaaggtcgatgaagaaaatcctttcgcaaggatttagaataaataaggagcaagatatttgctaaaaatttcatcagaaacagaatcatcagaattctttatgtacaagtttagtccttgtgatttgctcagagtctccttcatggtttcctcagtccgtttttcagtaccaaatttccttttgagcttttccaacgtatctttctttttttatcaaacttttgagtgttaaagtcatctacagtttttgttgcttcattcggcttttttttttcaatattcagagtattaattcgcgaactgggtgcttttcagaatttcagaatgaaagatcatagttctaagagataaatgttatatcgatacatataactgttgacgtggaaacgttgcgagactcacaattcagatttgctgattcccggtaattggtatggcaattcttgttacaagatgcggatgagtacatgatgagactttaatagataaatatagtgatttgttggagagatttaagccaaggagcaacgagcttgctggtacgtctgctagtaatttagtggaatataaaagattccccggtaacaataaaagagcacgcatatatatcaagattataataaggttgtttcgaacgaaaagtcgaagttgatttgatggagctgtgacaaaattagctatctcaaataggagttgcaaggttattttcggtaataatcacgccaaagaagctagcacagatacgtgttaaacgtttactcagttttcgggtattttcaggtgcatgactatatgcatcaatcttttcttccatagatgaaagcgattggttcatcctctcgattgaggtgttttcaaggatcatgaaaggtttgaacgcagattgtaatcgtcaagatacaaatgaggtttaagatgaagtcaagtggcaaacttgaagaaatgtttagtttcatatgttataatcaatattttaatgcatttttaattgtccaatcttgatagtccacagtcgatagtccacagttaacagtccaataattcatatatagtttaatttataatattcaaattaattaatacgtatcatgaccgtgtacatgtctcagactcgatcacaactcaa is from Rutidosis leptorrhynchoides isolate AG116_Rl617_1_P2 chromosome 10, CSIRO_AGI_Rlap_v1, whole genome shotgun sequence and encodes:
- the LOC139870722 gene encoding uncharacterized protein; this encodes MVTLLHNTDLIVWDEAPMNDKRCFEALDRSLRDILGNTEEYFGGKSVILGGDFKQTLPIQTKGGKSAILGACITISHLWQQFKVFILAENMRLLRPGLTPSMRVKNAEFLKWLLRVGNGEIGVPDTEDPLNSHWVQIPDQFCILNDENGLANLISFIYPRESLQNPSAVDLQQKAIFCPKNDAADTINSLIVDMVDGTVTTYCSYDTVTPHGNDVVRQSCSTLQNI
- the LOC139870723 gene encoding uncharacterized protein, whose product is MLAKSVEAEIITGTRVGEKVFFPRMSIIHKEPMLPFILKRQQFPLKISYAITINNSQGQSLNQIGVYLPKPLFDHGQLYVALSRATSPGSLKLLIKKHEDHGPNVTKNIVYTDFLFAITEFEAPPPARSTC